One window of the Neorickettsia findlayensis genome contains the following:
- a CDS encoding cryptochrome/photolyase family protein, whose protein sequence is MSVSQIAIVWFRKDFRTDDNPALSEATKIWNILPVYIIDENNCSTRKPGKAARIWIARSLTDLNKSLDHHLKIYSGDTITILKTLLSYHKAEALYWNTTYDPKQDKYDEQIKTEILKYYPNIIVRNFNARLLWDPSELRKKNGDTYRLFTAFKNKVMGEQLEPRLPIPSPVEIRYCKEIKIAELVSVTPKNIIKDKDHRFEQGIYRKWKISEKDAHTLLQDFVDKKLENYHIDRDYPAKNGISNLSPYINFGQISPNRIWFAIARFFPQSMQFLTELLWREFAYGILSTNPELGSKNLQQKFDYFPWENDKEKFKLWSQGTTGYSIVDAGIRELLSTGYMHNRVRMIVGSFLTKNLLIHWKYGEKFFWEHLVDADPASNTFNWQWIAGSGSDSVPYFRIFSPTTQIKKFDLQLQYIHKWLPEYSSMCSTPVRLQKKRQTPVELVVDEKVSRKKALTAFRIANIRYRKNLLIP, encoded by the coding sequence ATGAGCGTTTCTCAAATAGCAATAGTATGGTTTCGGAAAGATTTTCGCACTGACGACAACCCTGCATTATCTGAAGCCACAAAAATTTGGAATATTCTTCCTGTGTATATAATCGATGAAAATAATTGTAGCACTCGAAAACCCGGAAAAGCGGCTAGAATTTGGATCGCAAGAAGTCTAACCGATTTAAATAAATCCTTGGACCATCATCTGAAAATTTATAGCGGTGATACGATAACTATCCTAAAGACTTTGTTATCTTACCATAAAGCAGAAGCACTATACTGGAACACCACATATGACCCCAAACAAGACAAATATGATGAACAAATAAAAACAGAGATTCTAAAGTATTACCCGAATATTATCGTTCGGAATTTTAATGCTAGGTTGTTATGGGACCCGTCTGAACTCCGCAAGAAGAATGGAGATACATACAGACTTTTCACAGCATTTAAAAATAAAGTCATGGGAGAACAGTTGGAACCTCGTCTTCCCATTCCTTCTCCTGTAGAAATACGTTACTGCAAAGAAATAAAAATAGCAGAATTAGTTTCAGTTACACCGAAAAACATCATTAAAGATAAAGACCACCGTTTTGAGCAGGGAATATATAGAAAATGGAAGATAAGCGAAAAAGATGCACACACTTTGTTACAGGACTTTGTTGATAAAAAACTAGAAAATTATCACATCGATCGCGACTATCCGGCGAAAAATGGTATATCAAACCTTTCGCCTTACATAAATTTTGGACAAATTTCACCAAACCGAATTTGGTTTGCTATTGCGCGATTTTTTCCTCAATCAATGCAATTTCTCACAGAACTGCTTTGGAGAGAATTCGCTTACGGCATTCTAAGCACAAACCCAGAATTAGGTTCTAAAAATTTACAACAAAAATTCGACTATTTCCCATGGGAAAATGATAAAGAAAAATTCAAATTATGGTCTCAGGGAACAACTGGATATTCAATCGTAGATGCTGGTATACGGGAACTCCTGAGCACCGGATACATGCATAACCGAGTGCGAATGATAGTTGGATCATTCCTTACAAAAAATCTCTTGATACACTGGAAATATGGAGAAAAATTTTTTTGGGAACATTTGGTGGATGCTGACCCTGCAAGCAACACGTTTAACTGGCAGTGGATTGCAGGCTCTGGTTCAGACTCTGTACCATATTTCCGAATCTTTAGTCCAACCACACAAATAAAAAAATTTGATCTACAACTACAGTACATACACAAATGGCTCCCTGAGTACAGCAGTATGTGTTCCACTCCTGTTCGCTTACAAAAAAAACGCCAGACACCAGTTGAGCTAGTGGTAGATGAAAAAGTGTCAAGGAAAAAAGCCCTAACAGCATTTAGAATTGCAAATATCAGGTATAGAAAAAACTTATTAATTCCATGA